In Caloenas nicobarica isolate bCalNic1 chromosome 5, bCalNic1.hap1, whole genome shotgun sequence, a single genomic region encodes these proteins:
- the HRAS gene encoding GTPase HRas, with amino-acid sequence MTEYKLVVVGAGGVGKSALTIQLIQNHFVDEYDPTIEDSYRKQVVIDGETCLLDILDTAGQEEYSAMRDQYMRTGEGFLCVFAINNTKSFEDIHQYREQIKRVKDSDDVPMVLVGNKCDLPARTVETRQAQDLSRSYGIPYIETSAKTRQGVEDAFYTLVREIRQHKLRKLNPPDESGPGCMNCKCVIS; translated from the exons ATGACCGAATATAAGCTGGTGGTGGTCGGAGCTGGTGGTGTCGGGAAGAGTGCTTTGACAATACAGCTCATTCAGAACCATTTTGTTGATGAATATGACCCCACGATAGAG GATTCCTACAGAAAGCAGGTTGTCATTGATGGAGAGACCTGCTTGTTAGACATCTTGGATACTGCAGGGCAAGAGGAGTATAGTGCCATGAGAGACCAGTACATGAGAACCGGGGAAGGATTCCTCTGTGTCTTCGCCATCAACAACACAAAGTCCTTTGAAGATATTCACCAGTACAG GGAGCAAATCAAGAGGGTGAAAGACTCAGATGATGTTCCTATGGTACTGGTGGGAAATAAATGTGACCTACCAGCCCGGACAGTGGAGACCCGGCAAGCACAGGACCTGTCCCGAAGTTACGGGATCCCCTACATAGAAACGTCTGCCAAAACCAGACAG GGCGTTGAAGATGCCTTCTATACCTTGGTGCGGGAGATCCGTCAGCATAAGCTGCGCAAGCTGAATCCCCCAGATGAGAGCGGCCCTGGCTGCATGAACTGTAAATGTGTGATATCGTGA